From Aegilops tauschii subsp. strangulata cultivar AL8/78 chromosome 5, Aet v6.0, whole genome shotgun sequence:
CCTTCCGCGTCCTCACCTCCGCGCTCTGCCGCGCAAgccgcccctccgccgccgccggcctcttGCGCTGCATGCCCTCCCTCCACCTCGACCCGGACTCGCCGCTGTGCCGCGCCGTGCTCTCCTCCCTGTGCCGCTGCGCCCCGGCCCGGGACGCGGCGGCGTTCCTGGACGACATGCGCCGGTGGGGCGTCCCGCCCAGCGGGCTCGACCACCGCGCCGTCCTCCGCGCCCTCCTACGGGAGGGGATGGTGGCGGAGGCATACGAGGTCGTCAAGGAGAAGATGGGCTCCGACGGCGTGTCCCCCGGGGTGGCCGACTTCGAGCTGATGCTGCGCGCGTTCAGCGAGCGCGGGCAGTTCGACGCCGTCGACGAGGCGTTCGACGAAATGCTCCTTCGAGGGCTCGTGCCGGGCGTGGCCGTCTACAACGTGTACGTCGCCGCGCTGTGCAAGAAAGGGGACCTGGCCGGCGCGCGCCGGATGGTGGACTGCATGGAGCGCGCCGGCTGCCCGCCGGACGTCAGGACGTTCGGCGTCGTGGTCGCCGGGTGCGTGTCCGCCGGGGACGCCGGCGCTGCCAGGGACGTGGCGTGGGAGGCGGTGCGGCGGGGCCTGCGGTGGGACACGCCGTCGATGGTGGAGCTGGTCGGCCTGCTCCGGGCGTGCGGGCACGTCGCGGACGCGCACGGGCTGCTGCTGGACGTGTTCCTGCACGGCGGGTGCACTGGAGTGGACGCCTCGACGCTCGGGCAGCTGATATGTGCCAGCGAAGACGCCTGCAGCGTGATCACAGATCACCCGAAAGACTAGAAAGTGCATCACATTTTGAGGTCCATGCCTCGTTTAATCTGTTCCGAATGTTTCAGCCGCAGGTCAATCCGTCAATGCATTCCAGTGCTTCATGAATGTCCACTGGATATTTAGATGTACGTATTTCACATAAAATTTTAAGAGTTAAATTGCTTTGTGCACAAAGTTGAAAtgtcgcggggggggggggggggggggggggggggggggggtgacccCAAAGTTCGCCCCTCAGCCGCCGATTTCAGCCCAAATTCAGCGCAAATTAGGCCAAAATTCGGCGTGTTTCAGCACAAATTCAACAAAAGCTAtttttatcacatagttcatcaTAGGAATCAATACAAATCAAATAGTTTAACAAAGCAAACTCATAATTCAAACACAAATTAAAACTCATAGTTCAACGAAGCATAGTTCGTCACACATCGAACTAGGCGttgcccttgagcctccataggtgctccaccagatcaTGCTGCAGTTCTTGATGCACCTGtaggtctcggatctcctgacgcatattgAGGAAGGCAGCCCATGGTGCCGGTACCTGGTGATCAACTTGGGcaagaggaccctgcctgtaATATGGTTCAAtgtcaaacactggctcttcctgctcgctctcaatgatcatgttgtgcaagatgacacagcaagtcatgactcacatttgatctttcgactAGGTCGGAGCGGGGTACTGaacaacagcaaatcgagattgaagcataccaaatgcccgctcgacatccttcccgCAAGCCTCCTAACACTTGGTAAAGTAGGAGTTCTTGCCTCCTGGCATAGAGTTTGAGATAGTTTTCACAAATAtggaccatctcggatagatgccatctgctaggtagtatcccttgttgtagtgccgcccattgacctcgaagttcaccggaggagcatgaccttcaacaagcttggcaaagacattCGAGCACTACAATACGTTGATGTCAatgtgagttcctggcataccaaagaaggagtgccaaatccagaggtcctgtgtggccactgcctcaagtaccacactacAAGCTCCTTTGGCGCCTTTatacatcccctgccaagcaaatggacagttTTTCCATGCGCAATGCATGCaaccgatgcttccaagcatcccaggaaatcctcttgccgcattctgtgctaggatccgagcagtgtcttccgcattgggtgATCGCAAGTATTGTGGTCCAAACAATGCCACCATTGCCCTACATAACTTGTACAAACACTCAATGGTGGTGAACTCGGTCATGCGTCCATAGTCTTCCCGTATatcaccgggagctccgtatgcaagcatcctcatagctgtcgtgcacttctggaGTGAGGGGAGTCCAACTGTGCCGGTGCATGTTGGGGagcgtagtaattcaaaaaatttccaacgatcacgcaagatctatctaggagatgcatagcaacgagacggggagagtgtgtccacgtaccctcgtagacagaaagcggaagcgttatgttaacgcggttgatgtagtcgaacgtcttcacgatccaaccgatccaagtaccgaacgtacggcacctccgtgttcagcacacgttcagctcgatgacgtccctcgagctcttgatccagtagagggtcgagggagagttccgtcagcacgacggcgtggcgacggtgttggtgatgtgatccgcgcagggcttcgcctaagcactacgacgctatgatcggaggagtaaactgtggaggggcaccgcacacggctaagacaaatcttggtgttcctttggggtgccccccgcccccgtatataaagggggaggaggaggccggcggtctaggaggggcgcgccaaggggggagtcctacttggactcctagtccaagtaggattcgccccctccttccttccaatggagagggaaaggggaaaggggggagagggagaaggaaagaggggggccgcgccccctccccttgtccaattcggattgggcaagggggggggcgcctcctcccgtggcctgcctcctctcctccactatggcccaataggcccattaactttcctggggggttccggtaacctcccggtactccaaaaaatcccCGATCTTTTtcggaaccattctggtgtccgtatataacctttcaatatatgaatctttacctctcgaccatttcgagactcctcgtcatgtccatgatctcatccgggactccgaacaaacttcggtcaccgaaacacataactcataatacaaatcgtcatcgaacgttaagcgtgcggaccctacgggttcgagaactatgtagacatgaccaagacatatctccggtcaataagcaatagtggaacctggatgctcatattggctcctacatattctacgaagatctttatcggtcaaaccgcataacaacatacgtaattccctttgtcatcggtatgttacttgcccgagattcgatcgtcggtatcctcatacctagttcaatctcgttaccggcaagtctctttactcgttccgtaatgcatcatcccgtaactaactcattagtcacattgcttgcaaggcttatagtgatgtgcattaccgagagggcccagagatacctctctgatacatggagtgacaaatcctaatcttgatctatgccaacccaacaaacacgttcggagacacctgtagagcatctttataaccacccagttacattgtgacatatgatagcacacaaggtgttcctccggtattcgggagttgtatgtataatctcatagtcaaaggaacatgtataagtcatgaagaaagcaatagcaataaaactaaacgatcattatgctaagctaacggatgggtcttgtccatcacatcattatctaatgatgtgatcccgttcatcaaatgacaactcatgtctatggttaggaaacttaaccatctttgattaacgagctagtcaagtagaggcatactagggacactctatttgtctatgtattcacacatgtactaagtttccagttaatacaattctagcatgaataataaacatttatcatgatataaggaaatataaataacaacttgattattgcctctagggcatatttcctttagtctcccacttgcactagagtcaataatctagattacatagtaatgattctaacacccatggagtcttggtgctgatcatgttttgctcgtggaagaggcttagtcaacgggtctgcaacattcagatccgcatgtattttgcaaatctctatgtctccctccttgacttgatcgcggatggaattgaagcgtctcttgatgtgtttggttctcttgtgaaatctggattccttcgccaaggcaattgctccagtattttcacaaaagattttcattggacccgatgcaataggtattacacctagatcggatatgaactccttcatccagactccttcatttgctgcttctgaagcagctatgtactccgcttcacacgtagatcccgccacgacgctctgcttggaactgcaccaacttacagctccaccattcaatataaatacatatccggtttgtgacttagagtcatccggatcagtgtcaaagcttgcatcgacgtaaccatttacgacaatctctttgtcacctccataaacgagaaacatatccttagacctttttaggtatttcaggatgttcttgaccgatgtccagtgatccactcctggattactttggtacctccctgccaaacttatagcaaggcacacatcaggtctggtacacaacattgcatacatgatagaacctatggctgaggcatagggaatgactttcattctctctctatcttctgcagtggtcgggcattgagtttgactcaacttcacaccttgtaatactggcaagaaccctttctttgactgatccattttgaacttcttcaaaaatttatcaaggtatgtgctttgtgaaagttcAATTAAGCGtctcatctatctctatagatcttgatgcccaatatataagcagcttcaccgaggtctttcattgaaaaattcttattcaagtatccttttatgctatccagaaattctatatcatttccaatcagcaatatgtcatccacatataatattagaaatgctacagagctcccactcactttcttgtaaatacaggcttctccaaaagtctgtatgaaaccatatgctttgatcacactatcaaagcgtatattccaactccgagatgcttgcaccagtccataaatggatagctggagcttgcacactttgttagcacctctaggatcgacaaaaccttctggttgaatcatatacaactcttatttaagatatccattaaggaatgcagttttgacatccatttgccaaatttcataatcataaaatgcggcaattgctaacatgattcggacagacttaagcatcgctacgggtgagaaggtctcatcgtagtcaactccctgaatttgtcgaaaaccttttgcaacaagtcgagctttgtagacagtaacattaccgtcagcgacagtcttcttcttgaagatccatttattctctatggcttgccgatcatcgggcaagtcaaccaaagtccacactttgttctcatacatggatcccatctcagatttcatggcctcaagccatttcgcggaatccgggctcatcatcgcttcctcatagttcgtaggttcgtcatggtcaagtaacatgacctccagaatatgattaccgtaccactctggtgcggatcgtactctggttgacctacgaggtttggtagtaacttgatatgaagtttcatgatcattatcattagcttcctcactaattagtgtaggaatcactggaactaatttctgtgaagaactactttcctattcgggagaaggtacaattacctcatcaagttctactttcctcccactcacttctttcgagagaaactccttctctagaaaggatccattcttagcaacgaatatcttgccttcggatctatgatagaaggtgtacccaacagtctcctttgggtatcgtatgaagacacatttctccgatttgggtttgagcttatcaggttgaagctttttcacataagcatcataggcccaaactttaaaaaatgacaacttaggtttcttgccaaaccacagttcatatggtgtcgtctcaactgaTTTAGATGGTggcctatttaacgtgaatgcaaccatctctaaagcataaccccaaaacgatagtggtaaatcggtaagagacatcatagatcgcaccatatctaataaagtacggttacgacgttcggacacacataagccgtggtgttccaggtggcgtgagttgcgaaactattccacattgtttcaaatgaagtccaaactcataactcaaatattcacctccacgatcagatcgtagaaattttattttcttgttactatgatttttcacttcactctgaaattctttcaacttttcaaatgttttagacttatgtttccttaagtagatatacccatatctgctcaaatcatctgtgaaggtcaaaaaataatgatacccgccgcgagcctcaatactcatcggaccacatacatcagtatgtattatttccaacaagtcagttgctcactccattgttctggagaacggagtcttagtcatcttgcccatcaggcatggttcgcaagcatcaagtgattcataatcaagtgattccaaaagcccatcagcatggagtttcttcatgcgctttacaccaatatgacctaaacgacagtgccacaataagttgcactattattattaactttgcatcttttggcttcaatattatgaatatgtgtatcactacaatcgagattcaacaaaaatagaccactcatcaagcgtgcatgaccataaaagatattactcatataaatagaacaaccattattctctgatttaaatgaataaccatctcgcatcaaacaagatccagaaataattttcatgctcaacgctggcaccaaataacaattattaaggtctaaaactaatcccgatggtagatgtagaggtagcgtgccgacggcggtcacatcgactttggaaccatttcccacgcgcatcgtcacctcgtccttagccaatctttgtttaatccgtagcccctgtttcgagttgcaaatatgagcaacaaaaccagtatcaaatacccaggtgctactacgagcattagtaaggtacacatcaataacatgtatatcaaatatacctttcactttgccatccttcttatccgccaaatacttggggcagttccgcttccagtgaccagtccctttgcagtagaagtactcagtttcaggcttaggtccagacttgggcttcttcccttgagcagcaacttgcttgctgttcttcttgaagttccccttcttccctttgccctttttcttgaaactagtggtcttgttaaccatcaacacttgatgctccttcttgatttctacctccgcagcctttagcattgcgaagagctcgggaattgtcttttccatcccttgcatattatagttcatcacgaagccattatagcttggtggcagtgattgaagaactctgtcaatgacactatcatcaggaagattaactcccagctgagtcaagtggttatggtacccagacattttgagtatatgttcactgacaaaactattctcctccattttgcagctatagaacttgttggagacttcatatctctcaactcgggcatttgcttgaaatattaacttcaactcctgaaacatctcatatgctccatgaagttcaaaacgtctttgaagtcccgattctaagccgtaaagcatgccacgctgaactatcgagtagtcatcagctttgctctgccagacgttcataacatccaCAATTGCTCCTGTAGCGGGCcatgcacctagcggtgcttccaggacgtaattcttctgtgcagcaatgaggataatcctcaagttacagacccaatccgtgtagttgccaccatcatctttcaacttcgctttctctaggaacacattaaaattcaagggaacggtagcatgggccattgatctacaacaacatagatatgcaaaaaactatcaggtactaagttcatgataaattaaggttcaattaatcatattacttaagaactcccacttagatagacatccctctagtcatctaaataatcacgtgatccatatcaactaaaccatgtccgatcatcatgtgagatggagtagttttcaatggtgaacatcactatgttgatcatatctactatatgattcacgttcaacctttcggtctcagtgttccgaggccatatctgcatatgctaggctcgtcaagtttaacctgagtattctgcacgtgcaaaactggcttgcacccattgcatgtgaacgtagagcttatcacacccgatcatcacgtggtgtctcggcacgatgaactgtagcaacggtgcatactcagggagaacacttataccttgaaatttagtgagggatcatcttataatgctaccgccgtactaagcaaaataaaatgcataaagtgatatggccatcatcatcttgtgcctttgatctccatctccaaagcaccgtcatgatctccatcgtcaccggcttgacaccttgatctccatcgtagcatcgttgtcgtctcgccaactattgcttctacgactatcgctaccgcttagtgataaagtaaagcaattacatggcgattgcgttttatacaataaagcgacaaccataaggctcgtGCCA
This genomic window contains:
- the LOC109780878 gene encoding uncharacterized protein; this translates as MSCSPVPEPDHHRLLATLARHGRLAAAATLFSTAVRTTRALNTILAALCSSPSLLRVAPSVLLLAAPTASPDAATFRVLTSALCRASRPSAAAGLLRCMPSLHLDPDSPLCRAVLSSLCRCAPARDAAAFLDDMRRWGVPPSGLDHRAVLRALLREGMVAEAYEVVKEKMGSDGVSPGVADFELMLRAFSERGQFDAVDEAFDEMLLRGLVPGVAVYNVYVAALCKKGDLAGARRMVDCMERAGCPPDVRTFGVVVAGCVSAGDAGAARDVAWEAVRRGLRWDTPSMVELVGLLRACGHVADAHGLLLDVFLHGGCTGVDASTLGQLICASEDACSVITDHPKD